One window of Dendropsophus ebraccatus isolate aDenEbr1 chromosome 13, aDenEbr1.pat, whole genome shotgun sequence genomic DNA carries:
- the LOC138770830 gene encoding low affinity immunoglobulin gamma Fc region receptor III-A-like, with protein sequence MDRRQHLYFLCVLFSALGIGGLGAAVRPVVTFTPNWSKIIYQDPVTITCDVGSAAPEKQRYRWYKDGKLLRDNGRQSFRIDYVEEEDVGAYQCGTSTSDLSPPVTLNATLDYLILQRPPFIYEGDPLILRCHSAYGYEGTNTTFYKEDKEIKFSVSDSEFHLDTVDGGSSGIYRCTKLLLHHSDHTHHNYSAETYISVLGKVKENVEPRADVSIIAGATVGGMAVVLIIFFSILLWKCKNKTTLQPAHKDQQTMSAPMEVAGRPHDPEDDICYLSMDHLQKASSTSASKSVDMSTTYAEVKLRPH encoded by the exons ATGGATAGAAGACAACACTTGTATTTCCTCTGTGTCCTCTTCTCAGCATTAGGTATCGGAGGATTGG GAGCGGCAGTCAGGCCTGTGGTGACCTTCACACCAAACTGGAGTAAAATAATATACCAGGACCCAGTGACCATAACCTGTGATGTGGGATCTGCTGCCCCGGAGAAGCAGAGATATCGCTGGTATAAAGATGGAAAACTACTAAGAGATAATGGTCGTCAGAGCTTCAGGATTGACTATGTGGAGGAAGAAGATGTAGGTGCCTACCAGTGTGGGACAAGCACTAGTGACCTCAGTCCTCCCGTCACACTGAATGCAACTCTAG ATTACCTCATCCTGCAGAGACCCCCATTTATCTATGAAGGAGACCCCCTGATTCTAAGGTGTCACAGTGCATACGGATATGAAGGAACAAACACAACATTTTACAAGGAAGATAAAGAGATAAAGTTCTCAGTCAGTGACTCAGAGTTCCATCTAGATACAGTAgatgggggctcgtccgggatctACAGATGTACTAAACTGCTTCTACATCATAGTGATCATACACATCATAACTACTCTGCAGAAACCTACATCTCTGTCTTGG gGAAAGTCAAGGAGAATGTCGAGCCGAGAGCCGATGTCAGTATCATTGCTGGGGCTACAGTCGGGGGTATGGCGGTCGTTCTCATCATCTTTTTTTCCATCCTGTTAtggaagtgtaaaaataaaacaactttacAGCCAGCACATAAAGATCAGCAAACAATGAGTGCACCAATGGAAG TAGCTGGTCGGCCCCATGATCCTGAAGACGACATCTGCTATCTCAGTATGGACCACTTACAGAAAG CCTCGTCCACATCTGCCAGTAAAAGT GTTGATATGTCTACCACATACGCCGAGGTGAAGCTTAGACCCCACTGA